From the Acaryochloris thomasi RCC1774 genome, the window TGTGCCGTGAGGGTAATCTCTGGCGATCTACATCAACCTCAAGCAATGGGGCTATCAGAAGAGCTGCAGAAGCAGGGATATGCGCTGCTTTGCGTTAGCTATCCCCAAGCTGAACTGGTGGTGGAGACGCAGGATGAGGATGAAGTCTATGAACTGCAGTTTGGACGCTACTTTGGTAAAGGTCCAGTCCGTCGAGGTTTGCCGTTAGATGAAGAATGATATGGACGTTGAGCCAAATCTGGCAGTGCTTTTAGATGTTGCTACTGAAGCTGCTCAAGCAGGCGGTGCGGTTTTACATTCCTATTGGGGCAAACTAGAGAATATTCGTGAAAAAGGTCGGCCAGGGGATCTGATAACGGAGGCGGATCAGGCGGCGGAGGCGGCTGTGTTGGCTGTTATTAAGCGCTATTGCCCTGATCATCAAATTTTGGCAGAGGAGTCGGGGGCACTGGGCAACCCAGATAGTCCCTATCTCTGGGCTGTTGATCCTTTAGATGGGACCACTAAC encodes:
- a CDS encoding 2Fe-2S iron-sulfur cluster-binding protein, coding for MTIFTVHVRDRQNQQDYQIQADSDRYILESAEAQGLRLPFACRNGACTTCAVRVISGDLHQPQAMGLSEELQKQGYALLCVSYPQAELVVETQDEDEVYELQFGRYFGKGPVRRGLPLDEE